In the Anolis sagrei isolate rAnoSag1 chromosome 1, rAnoSag1.mat, whole genome shotgun sequence genome, CTTTCCCTTCTTATCTGAAGATTTCCTCCATTGACCTAAGATGTCTCTCATTGATTTAATGATCTGGATCTGACATCCTTGGGAAGTAAGTGCTGGCTCATCCTTACTGGCTGACCAGACATCATAAAGAGTCTACCTTGCCTGCCGCTTGACACCTTCTCTGAGTAGACATCTCTAGGAGGCAACTGCAGAATCACACGCAGCATACATCTCTGTAAGCATACAGAGATGGCCAGATTCTGCTTTCTGTCCCGGTATTTTGAGAACTTGCTACCATCAGGATCACTGTAATCCACAAAGAGCAGGACCATCCATGCAAAGCCAtgttaccacttcatcacatggagactTTTAAGCATTTTAGCATGCTGTTGGGATGCTTCCTTGACAGAGCCTGCCGGATGCCAGCACACAACATGGCAAATTCCTCTGATGCCACCTGGCTTATtggcctcagtgtgatgaggtccataattTCTCCTCCAGTCCTTTCATTCAACTATTCATCTCCTGACATGAATGAGAAAATGGCCATCAATTTCTATTCATGCTGAGCCAACATAGAAAAGAAACTGCCATTGTTTTCATTCACTGTGGGTAGTGAATCAGTTGGCTTGGTACTGCTTCTGTGCATGGGGCAGACTAATGGATTGTGCTGTTGCAGTGCTGCTTGATAGGATGAAATAGTTTATGTAACCAGGAAGCACTGATGGCCATGATGGTAAAGACGTTGTGCCTGTGGGGAATGCTGATGCTGAGGAAATGTGACTAAAATCTTTCTTTGGGTTGTTGATATTGACCCAAGATCATGAAATAGCATTTCATCTGAATCATTCCTCTGATCCATAAATGTATTATAATAGGAAACAATCCACTAAAATGACACAAATTCCATAATAGACAAGTTGATTATTCATCTAAATATATTAGAAGGAATTATTCtgaatatcaaaacatctcatctgCAATGATCAAATTTTGATTCATATTACACTCAGATTGGACTGTAGATTCTGATATGTGTTACATGTATTTTCTTATTGGTACTTTCAGTGACTTTCAACATTTAAGCTTTAGTGTTCCGATTGCAACATTGAATTCATACGTCAGCACTCTTTACTCCCAATAATTTCTTAAATTAtgtttttcttggggggggggggggggaaaccaaaTAATGAACATTTTCACACAAATGTCAGCACACAGAATATTCTTAGGGCAGCATTTTGCATACGTCCCCTTTAGGGCCAAAAGGAGCAATGGAGCATTCATGTCTCTGAAAGCAATAACATTGAGTATTTGGGTCAAACATAAAGTTAAAGAAAGTGTTGTAAATATTAGAATGATCATTCCTTGTATAGGTATTTGGTAACAGAATTTGAGATTAAGATTTTTGCTTAATGTGTAGTTCTCCATATAAAAGGATAGACTTGAAACAGTATATACTCAAAACCGTATACTCAGAATTCAAATTTTGTGCAAAAATTTGAATTTGCATGATAATacattttacattattttccttATGTGCAGCAATGACTCACTGGTCTGTGGGGTGTCTAACTGTGGTGATTCTGTGGGTTTCTGTCTTGCCCGCCACCTTCTAAACAGGTAGTTGAGACCAAGCAACAGGGCAAGACAAGCAGTAACAGCAATAAGGGAAATTAGGAGCACGCCTCCCGCAGCTGATCCTGCAATGTTGACATGCACTTTCCACGGAGGGGGACCACTGTCAATACTACCTCCATGACCATCATTTAGACATTCGGGAGGAGCCCAGCCGTAATCACAATGACAATTTTTGAGACTGTTGCATATTCCCCGATTATGACACTTGGTGACATTACAGTCATATTTCAGGAGTGAGACACTCACACATTTCCCATCAATACACATCATATCTGGGCCACAAGGAGTGCCATCTCTCACAGCTCCCGTATCTAATCTTTCCATTCCACTGTGGTAGTCTGTACTCCAGCATTCCTTATCACCAACAACCATCTGGATTAAGGTATTGTGTTCCTCCAAAAAAGGCAACTGATGAATATTTTCACACAGGATGCGACCACATTGGCTATGCTCCGGTGTACATTTCCTGTACATCCCGTGTTTGAGACCACAGTTGCCAAAACGATCACCTTGAGCATTTATATTTCTGAAACAACTCTTAGAGGCAGTTACTGCTTTCTTGCCAAATATCATTTTGCATTGTATATTGTTCGTAGTACAGTTCCCAAGATAGCAGTATGCTCCATCTGCACAGGAGGCACCATCTTGTACATGAACATCTTTAGGACATAACTCTGAGGTCCCATTGCAATACTCAGGAAGATCACAAATACCAGTCTCCTTTCTGCAAAGAGACTGTGCAGGAAGATACTGACATTTAGAACAGCACTTTCCAAAAGCACAAGTGGCCCTGGCACGAAACATACAATTAGACTGGCAACATGGATCTAACTCACATTGAGCTTCTGAGCCACAGTCACATTGTTCTCCATTTTCCACAACTTTGTTTCCACAATATCCCAGTTTGTATATGTTATCAAGATCTGGGGGAATTAACAAACAATCATAGTTCCTAACTCTAAAATAGTCACTATAACTGCAATTGCTAAACTTATCATTGCTTGTGTAATATGCAGCCATAATACAATCACTTTGTTCACAGTAACAGTATTTGTCATCGTGTCTCATGCCAAGATTATGTCCTAACTCATGGGCAAAGGTATTAGAAATAAATAGCAACCTGGGAGATGTATAGGACACGACAGCAGATGCCCAGTTCCTATTGCAAATTGTTCCTAGAAATGCTAATCCAAGCACAGTTCCGAAATGTTTATAAACGAATAAGTGGGCAACATCATTCTCGAGACGTTTATTTAGTGAATCTTTCCGCCAACCTTGGAAAGCATCAAGTATTTTCCCCATATTATTGGAAATCTGTATAAGATTCCTTTCTGACCAGATTTCCAGTCCAGCTATAGACAATTGAACAGAAAGTGGTTCATAAAGTGAATTTGCTACATGAAAAATATCCAGGACTTGTAGAGCCACAAGAGTTTCATTTCTGTCAAACTGCACATAGCGTTCATGTTCCACCACAATGGCTGCCTTCACATATCTAGTGTGTGACCACCAGGAAGCACTTTTGGCAACTCCATTCTCTATATTTTGCATCATGATCTCTAGTTGTCTTTGATTTTCTGCTGTCAGCCCATAGTTCATGCCTACAacaccttccttctctttctgtccATCCTCTGTGTTCTGCATCATGGTCTCATGGTGTTTTTGCATTTCCTCTGTTAGTCCACACTTCATACGGAcagcattttctttctcttccaaacGAAACACCACATGTTCAAAGGTAGGAGAGGCCTGGACAGGTTCAGTTTCATAGGTCTTATTGTCAAATTGAAAGagcccccgaaacccccctgagcAAGCACTGAGGGTGACCTGAGAGGGGATGTTGCCCTCCACATAACCCTGGTAGAAACAGTCACGTCTTATAAATGGATAGTCCACCTGGAAATCCCCATGCTTTGTGTAGGTTAAGACTGGAAAATTCTTAGGCACAAAACTCCTCTTCTGTCTCAGGTTTACTATGTAGCCCTTCCCCTCAATGCGCCAGTGATAGGTGACTTCTGTGGTTTCATCTTGTCCATGTTTTGGCATCAATTTCCTTGGGATGGTCACCTCATAGGAAGCATACTTAAAACCTTTCAGTGGTTCATGATTTTCTGTCTCATTCAATAGATTCCATAAGATCAGAAACGGCAACCAAGAAGAATTATTGGCCATTTTTCTTGGGAGTGAAGCCACTAGAGTGTTTCACTCTACTTATTTAGGTAGGACAGGGAAGCTCTCTACACTTGCGGTTGTGCCAGAAAGAAGATTGGAAGGAGGTTATACATGCAATCGAGATGTGTTCTATACATAGCAACAGTCCAAGGGATTTCATTTGGAATGGGGGCGGAGCTTGTAGATCAATGATGGAAACAATGGGAAAACAATGTCACTGGGTGGATATAGGTGACATATAGGCAAGAGAAATAGGTCTCGCCTGTGTTGTTTAGTGGACTATGGGAAGAAGAGATGGGTGTGCTGAGACTTTGAGTATCCGTgtagagaaggaagtaaaaaTTACCATGGTGCAACAAAAGAAGCATTGTATAAAAAACTAATTTTCATTATTTGTTCCTAAAGAGCAAGTTGGCTTTTACTAAGCTAGGGAGAGCTCCTGGCAGGCATTTATATACCCATCTCTCGGTGCCGAGTGAAAAGTgaggcccctcctacactgccatataatccagaatatcaaggcagataatccacattttgaGAAAGAGAggagtctaagggcccttccactcagctctatatcccagaatatcaaaacaggatcccatattatctgagtgtgtactcagataatctagttcaaagcagatattgtgggattttctaccttgatcttctgggatataaggcacagtggaagggccctaaaagacTGCAACTTTTCAGGGGAAAAGTCTCATAGTCATTTCACGATTTTCAAGATTGCTCTTTTCTATGCAAAAGCAGCAATCTGGCATTCAACCTTCTGAACTGGTACAAGACTTCAATCCTGAAATACAAGCACAAACCAAcacaaacagcagcaacaacgacAGTAGAAATTTCTACAGTAGTTCCGACAATCATGAGACTCTCGTGGTAGAGGGGTTCCACTGTAGGGGCTTCTCCCTTTGTTGGAACACCAAAAGTGGTTCCCTACCTTTAATTCTCGatgtgtttttgacttcagcttccacaatacttaacagctggtaaactggctgggaattctgggagttcaagtccataacacttgaaggaccaaagcttgggaaccactggtttagatagtTGGCAGTGTGGCAGTGTAGGAAGGGCCTAAGACACCACTAAAGGAATTGTTTCCCCTCTAGCTCAGCCTGGATATGCATTGCCATATAGTtaggttcaatgcagttaaaatgagcccccagtggcgcagcgggttaaaccgctgagctgccaaacttgctgaAAGGTCggtgattcgaatccagggagtagagtgagctccatctgttagccccagcttatgccaacctagcagtttgaaaacatgcaaatgtgagagataaataggtaccacttcggcgggaaggtaagggcaatccatgcagtcatgctgggcacatgacctaggaggtatctacagacaacactggctctttggctcagaaatggaaatGAGGACAACCCCTAGAAtcaaacacaactggacttaatgtcatgggaaaacttttactttttaTATGGGTCAACACTGAGCCAACCAGTGTCATTTTGATGTATTTCTTTAAACTGGGAATAGGATGGTTAGTGTTTATTGGTGAAGGGGTGAAAGGTCATACCGAGGATTTATAaacaactagctgtaccctgccacgcgttgctgtggcctatagtaagaattttcgaagtagaggtagatatctgggcTATTATGAAAgggaggtacctacctattccttcccctctttttcttccccttcccctttctctcctttcttccttctctacctctttctttcattccttatttcattctttggtttcatccttcctcctctctttccttccttccctcctcctttctctacttcttcgtCTCATGTCTTCCTACActgttttcttgcttctttcactttttatttccttttcccttccttccttccttacctctttcctgcctttcctttcctttctactttatcttcttccttccttccttcggtacctctttctttccttccttccttctcttcttccttccctccttccctccctacttcTCTCCTgtctggtagagtcccttctaactctattctaggagtctatttaatatagtaacatatagtagtaacatattatatagtaatagatataacagtaatatatgtaatataatatttatgtattatatagcaatatatataatagtaatatatatatagtattgtaattatatatatgtatatatgtatatacatagagatagagagatagacagaatatacatatataccacCAACCAGTGATCCTGTATCCAtccatatctctgtgtgtgtgtgtctacactgccatagaatccagtcctaagtagatccggatggattcctttttttttttaataataatctttattaagtttttcacaagaGATTAAAAGCAAAAAGGGATTTGGGAGGGGTGGTCAGGGAATGATAGGAGAGGGGGGGATGGGAAAGGTGGTTAGGAAACaagggggaggggaaaaaattagggtaatgatggggggggggggttaagaaaaAGATTAAAAGCTTGTGACTTCCTGGTATCATCTTAAgggtctcttcttttcctcttcctcatttcctctttcatcttcttccatttcttatctattcctttctccctctcttttccttagATTTCATTCTCCGTGGTTTTTGTCTTGTTAATTTGTTAGaatcttcttgtttctttctttaaagtaTTCTGACACCTTCTCCCagtttgtttcttttctgttaaTGCCTTTGTTCCTTAATATAAGAGAGGTAAGTCGATCCATGTTTCTAATTTCTACTATCTTCGTTAAGCGTTCATCCTCATCCGGTATTTCATCCTGTTTCCACTTTCGCGCATAGCAGATTCTGGCTGCTGTCATCATCAGGAACATCAGTTTGTCCGAGTTTTGGTCAATTTCTAAGTCCTGCATTCCTAGTAGGAATATCTCCGGTCTCCAGGGTATATTGATCTTCAGTATCTTTTGTACTTCTTTTTGTACTTCCTTCCAGTATCTTTTCGCTTTTGggcacgaccaccacatgtggtagaacgaCCCTTCTGtttccccacatttccagcacttcGTGGTCATATTTTTGTAGGTCTTCCCCAATTTCTTTGGCGTCATGTACCATCTGTACGCGATCTTTGCCCAGTTCTCTTTTAAGTCTGTCGCATAACAGTATTTCAGTCTTCTCCTCCAAgcctcctcccattcttcttttctgatTGTTCTTCCTAGGTTTTCATTCCATCTCCTCTTATATGTTTCACCTTTTTTTGACTCTAATTCCCATTCAAGTAGTTTTCTGTAAATTTTCGTTATCAATTTTCCTTCTGATTCCATTATTTTATCCCAGAAGTTTTTCTCCAGGTTAAACCCTATTTCCTTATCCTTTTTGAATCTTTCTTTAATTTGCCAATATTGTAGCCATGTTATTTTTTGATCTAGTGTGTTTAGTTCGTGTTGTGCTTTTAGTGTcgcctctcctccctctttttttaatATATCCTTATATTTTGGCCAGTCATGCCATCCCATGCACCTTCTTTGTTCAGCTTCTAAGGGGGATATCCACATTGGTATTTTTTTGTATAATTTATTCTTGTATTTTTCCCAGACCTTCAATATTGTGGATCGCACAAAGTGGTTCCCAAAGTTCTTCTCTGTCTTTTTCCCCTTGTACCCAATATATGTGTGCCACCCCTCTCTTAGTTCTATcccttccaaagtcaacaactTCTTTTTCTCCAGCATCGCCCAGTCTCTTGCCCAGATTAAGGCGTTTGAGTCAAAGTATATTTTTAAATCTGGTGTGGATagtccccctttctcctttcgtTCTCTCATGTTGTCGTAGTGGATTCTTGGCTTTTTATTTTTCCAGATGAATCTTGCCACGTCTCTGTTCCATTCTTTTAATGTCTTCTGGTTTCTTACTATCGGCAAGTTTTGGAATAAAAACATCATTTTTGGTATTACCATCATTTTTATCATTGCTATGCGTCCCATTAGCGATAGGTTCAGATTGCTCCATCCTTCCATATCTTTCTTGATTTCCTTCCATTTAGTTGTATAATTGTTTTGTGGTAATTGCAAATTTCTGGCCGTCAATATTATCCCTAGGTATTTTAGCTTTGTGACTATTTGTATCTTCCAAttatcttttatttcattttgttcttttttctttatgttttttgttagtgctttggttttctccatgttAATTTTAAATCCTGAGACCTCTCCGAATTTCTTTATTACATTAAGCCAATCTCCTAATTTCTTTTTGGGATCTTCAATTATGCATATGACGTCGTCGGCATATGCTCGTATTTTATATTCTTGCCCTTGTATATTCGCTCCTTTTAGGTCTTTTTCCTCCCTCAATTTATTCAGCAATATCTCCAGGGTTAGGATGAATAGAAGTGGGGAGAGAGGGCacccctg is a window encoding:
- the LOC137096921 gene encoding disintegrin and metalloproteinase domain-containing protein 20-like encodes the protein MANNSSWLPFLILWNLLNETENHEPLKGFKYASYEVTIPRKLMPKHGQDETTEVTYHWRIEGKGYIVNLRQKRSFVPKNFPVLTYTKHGDFQVDYPFIRRDCFYQGYVEGNIPSQVTLSACSGGFRGLFQFDNKTYETEPVQASPTFEHVVFRLEEKENAVRMKCGLTEEMQKHHETMMQNTEDGQKEKEGVVGMNYGLTAENQRQLEIMMQNIENGVAKSASWWSHTRYVKAAIVVEHERYVQFDRNETLVALQVLDIFHVANSLYEPLSVQLSIAGLEIWSERNLIQISNNMGKILDAFQGWRKDSLNKRLENDVAHLFVYKHFGTVLGLAFLGTICNRNWASAVVSYTSPRLLFISNTFAHELGHNLGMRHDDKYCYCEQSDCIMAAYYTSNDKFSNCSYSDYFRVRNYDCLLIPPDLDNIYKLGYCGNKVVENGEQCDCGSEAQCELDPCCQSNCMFRARATCAFGKCCSKCQYLPAQSLCRKETGICDLPEYCNGTSELCPKDVHVQDGASCADGAYCYLGNCTTNNIQCKMIFGKKAVTASKSCFRNINAQGDRFGNCGLKHGMYRKCTPEHSQCGRILCENIHQLPFLEEHNTLIQMVVGDKECWSTDYHSGMERLDTGAVRDGTPCGPDMMCIDGKCVSVSLLKYDCNVTKCHNRGICNSLKNCHCDYGWAPPECLNDGHGGSIDSGPPPWKVHVNIAGSAAGGVLLISLIAVTACLALLLGLNYLFRRWRARQKPTESPQLDTPQTSESLLHIRKIM